One Hermetia illucens chromosome 4, iHerIll2.2.curated.20191125, whole genome shotgun sequence DNA segment encodes these proteins:
- the LOC119653895 gene encoding 26S proteasome regulatory subunit 7, with translation MPDHLGDDMRRVKAEEKEEKEIKALDEGDIELLKTYGQSQYHKAIKTIEEDIQKAIKQVNELTGIKESDTGLAPPALWDLAADKQTLQNEQPLQVARCTKIINADSDDPKYIINVKQFAKFVVDLADSVAPTDIEEGMRVGVDRNKYQIHIPLPPKIDPTVTMMQVEDKPDVTYSDVGGCKEQIEKLREVVETPLLHPEKFVNLGIEPPKGVLLFGPPGTGKTLCARAVANRTDACFIRVIGSELVQKYVGEGARMVRELFEMARSKKACLIFFDEIDAIGGARFDDGAGGDNEVQRTMLELINQLDGFDPRGNIKVLMATNRPDTLDPALMRPGRLDRKVEFGLPDLEGRTHIFKIHARSMSVERDIRFELLARLCPNSTGAEIRSVCTEAGMFAIRARRKVATEKDFLEAVNKVIKSYAKFSATPRYMTYN, from the exons ATGCCAGACCATTTAGGTGATGATATGCGTCGGGTTAAGGCCGAAGAGAAGGAAGAAAAAGAGATTAAAG CTTTGGATGAAGGCGATATTGAACTGTTAAAAACATAT GGACAAAGCCAATATCATAAGGCCATCAAAACGATCGAAGAAGATATTcaaaaagcaataaaacaagTGAATGAACTTACTGGAATTAAAGAAAGCGACACAGGTCTTGCGCCTCCAGCGCTATGGGATTTAGCCGCAGACAAGCAAACGTTGCAGAACGAGCAGCCTCTCCAGGTTGCGCGTTGCACAAAAATCATAAACGCCGACTCGGATGACCCGAAATACATTATTAACGTGAAGCAGTTTGCAAAGTTCGTGGTTGACTTGGCAGATTCTGTCGCACCGACTGATATTGAAGAAGGAATGCGTGTGGG CGTTGATCGCAACAAGTATCAAATCCATATTCCATTACCACCTAAAATCGATCCAACAGTAACAATGATGCAGGTGGAAGACAAACCGGACGTCACCTACAGCGATGTTGGTGGTTGCAAGGAACAAATCGAGAAACTGCGGGAAGTCGTCGAGACCCCACTTTTACAT CCTGAAAAATTCGTCAATTTGGGTATTGAACCGCCAAAGGGTGTTTTACTGTTTGGTCCTCCTGGAACGGGTAAGACGTTGTGCGCTCGAGCGGTTGCTAACCGAACAGATGCATGCTTTATTCGAGTTATTGGCTCTGAATTAGTCCAA AAATATGTCGGCGAGGGTGCTAGGATGGTTCGTGAACTGTTCGAAATGGCCCGATCGAAAAAGGCTTGTttaatcttcttcgatgaaattgATGCGATTGGCGGTGCTCGATTTGATGACGGTGCTGGTGGCGATAACGAAGTGCAGAGAACAATGTTGGAGCTCATCAATCAGCTGGACGGCTTCGATCCAAGAGGAAATATCAAG GTACTCATGGCAACGAATCGTCCTGATACTTTGGACCCTGCTCTTATGCGGCCAGGTCGTCTTGATCGGAAAGTCGAGTTTGGTCTTCCGGATTTAGAAGGCCGCACTCACATCTTTAAAATCCATGCTCGCTCAATGTCGGTAGAGCGAGATATACGTTTCGAATTGCTTGCTCGTCTATGTCCTAATTCGACTGGAGCAGAAATCAG ATCGGTTTGCACCGAAGCGGGAATGTTTGCCATTCGGGCACGTCGTAAGGTTGCTACAGAAAAAGACTTCCTGGAAGCTGTGAATAAGGTCATCAAGAGCTACGCTAAGTTCAGTGCTACGCCCAGATATATGACTTACAATTAA